Proteins from a single region of Metallibacterium scheffleri:
- a CDS encoding TetR/AcrR family transcriptional regulator: MVKIERSRLSAADWERAALALIAEQGVNALNVEGLARELGVTKGSFYWHFPSREALLNSALERWESDVERELSAEVESVSDPRARLRELFRRIAHEVQPHRVYAALLRALDHPRIQSLMARVSQRRMDFLALAYRQAGMERSAASHRARLTYAAYVGFLQMNVHLGVPRLSQDDYEAYVEHVIDTLIAP; this comes from the coding sequence ATGGTCAAAATCGAACGCTCGCGTCTCAGCGCCGCCGACTGGGAACGCGCGGCACTGGCGTTGATCGCTGAGCAGGGTGTCAACGCGCTCAATGTCGAGGGTCTGGCGCGCGAGCTGGGCGTGACCAAGGGCAGCTTCTACTGGCATTTCCCGAGTCGCGAGGCGCTGCTGAACTCCGCGCTCGAACGCTGGGAATCGGACGTGGAGCGCGAGCTGAGCGCCGAGGTCGAGTCGGTCAGCGACCCGCGCGCACGCCTGCGCGAGCTGTTCCGCCGCATCGCGCACGAGGTGCAGCCGCATCGCGTGTATGCCGCGCTGCTGCGTGCGCTGGATCATCCACGCATACAGTCATTGATGGCGCGCGTGTCGCAGCGACGCATGGATTTTCTGGCCCTGGCCTACCGTCAGGCCGGCATGGAGCGCAGCGCCGCGAGCCATCGCGCGCGCCTGACTTACGCCGCCTACGTCGGCTTCCTGCAAATGAACGTGCACCTGGGCGTGCCGCGTCTGAGCCAGGACGACTACGAGGCCTACGTCGAACACGTGATCGACACCTTGATCGCACCATGA
- a CDS encoding 2OG-Fe dioxygenase family protein, translating into MPTDLSRAGFARIPATRMRAWLESHGSLRDWPAFAASWNQLEPDTYLAALGRQRRRRYAVFTLDAAAIRLEVAQPHYQSVHYNALQGGIERWFAPILPAITASASLLCILRSAHALFAPLSPAVRRWHVEVHQFRIEARADAAGEPTPEGSHRDGVDWVLVLLIERRNVRHGSTTIHAPDGRQLGEFTLSAPLDAALVDDTRVLHGVTAVQPIDPALPAWRDVLVVTLRALPPPHRHPAPFAVPPPG; encoded by the coding sequence ATGCCCACCGATCTGTCCCGCGCCGGTTTCGCGCGCATTCCCGCCACCCGCATGCGCGCGTGGCTCGAATCCCATGGCAGCCTGCGCGACTGGCCCGCCTTCGCCGCGAGCTGGAACCAGCTCGAACCGGACACCTACCTTGCCGCGCTGGGACGCCAGCGGCGACGACGCTACGCGGTGTTCACGCTCGATGCCGCCGCGATCCGCCTCGAAGTAGCGCAGCCGCACTACCAAAGCGTCCACTACAACGCGTTGCAGGGCGGCATCGAACGCTGGTTCGCGCCGATCCTGCCCGCGATCACCGCCAGCGCCAGCCTGCTGTGCATCCTGCGCAGCGCGCACGCTCTGTTCGCGCCGTTGTCGCCCGCAGTGCGCCGATGGCACGTGGAGGTGCACCAGTTCCGCATCGAGGCACGCGCGGATGCCGCCGGCGAGCCCACCCCGGAGGGCAGTCATCGCGATGGCGTGGACTGGGTGCTGGTGCTGCTGATCGAACGCCGCAACGTGCGCCACGGCAGCACCACGATCCACGCGCCGGATGGCAGGCAGCTGGGCGAGTTCACCTTGTCCGCGCCGCTGGACGCGGCGCTGGTGGACGACACGCGCGTGCTGCACGGCGTGACCGCGGTGCAGCCCATTGACCCCGCGCTGCCGGCCTGGCGCGACGTGCTCGTGGTGACCCTGCGTGCCCTGCCGCCGCCTCACCGCCATCCAGCGCCTTTCGCTGTCCCGCCTCCTGGATGA
- a CDS encoding peptide chain release factor 3 gives MSAHLDETRRRRTFAIISHPDAGKTTLTEKLLLFGGAIQMAGSVKGRKAARHATSDWMALEKERGISVTSSVMQFPYAGRIVNLLDTPGHADFSEDTYRVLTAVDSALMVIDCAKGVEERTIKLMDVCRLRDTPIMSFVNKLDREGRAPIDLLDEIESVLQIQCAPITWPIGMGSSLKGVYHLLDDEVHLYEPGRNFTRQDSTIFKGLDAPELLARIGAQALRELRDELELVQGASHPFDRAAYLAGQQAPVFFGSAVNNFGVQLLLDFFVEHAPAPRPRATITRPVDPVEENFSGFVFKIQANMDPQHRDRVAFLRVCSGHYAAGMKALQVRTGKEVKLANALTFMAADREIAESAWPGDVIGLHNHGTIAIGDTFSAGEKLTYTGIPNFAPELFRRARLRDPLKLKQLHKGLAQLSEEGATQFFRPLLSNDLILGAVGALQFEVVAYRLRDEYGVDAGFEAVGVVTARWVRCSDAKTLEEFREKYAMNLAVDAAGELVYLAPSRVNLQLAQERAPGVTFAATREHATALAG, from the coding sequence ATGTCCGCGCACCTCGACGAAACCCGCCGCCGACGCACCTTCGCCATCATCTCGCACCCGGATGCGGGCAAGACCACGCTGACCGAAAAACTGCTGCTGTTCGGCGGCGCCATCCAGATGGCCGGCTCGGTCAAGGGGCGCAAGGCCGCGCGACATGCCACCTCCGACTGGATGGCGCTGGAGAAAGAACGCGGCATCTCGGTGACCAGCTCGGTGATGCAGTTTCCCTACGCCGGGCGCATCGTCAATCTGCTGGACACGCCCGGCCACGCGGATTTCTCCGAGGACACCTACCGCGTGCTCACCGCGGTGGACTCGGCACTGATGGTGATCGACTGCGCCAAGGGCGTGGAGGAGCGCACCATCAAGCTGATGGACGTGTGCCGGCTGCGCGACACACCGATCATGAGCTTCGTCAACAAGCTCGACCGCGAGGGCCGCGCGCCGATCGACCTGCTCGACGAGATCGAGTCGGTGCTGCAGATCCAGTGCGCGCCGATCACCTGGCCCATCGGCATGGGCTCCAGCCTCAAGGGCGTCTATCACCTGCTCGACGACGAGGTGCACCTGTACGAGCCGGGGCGCAACTTCACGCGCCAGGATTCCACGATCTTCAAGGGCCTCGACGCCCCCGAGCTGCTGGCGCGCATCGGCGCGCAGGCGCTGCGCGAACTGCGCGACGAGCTGGAACTGGTGCAGGGCGCCTCGCATCCGTTCGACCGCGCGGCCTACCTGGCCGGGCAGCAGGCGCCGGTGTTCTTCGGCTCGGCGGTGAACAACTTCGGCGTGCAGTTGCTGCTGGATTTCTTCGTCGAACACGCGCCTGCGCCGCGACCACGCGCCACCATCACCCGTCCGGTCGATCCCGTCGAGGAAAATTTCAGCGGCTTCGTGTTCAAGATCCAGGCCAACATGGACCCGCAGCACCGCGACCGCGTGGCGTTTCTGCGCGTGTGCTCGGGCCACTACGCGGCGGGCATGAAGGCGCTGCAGGTGCGCACCGGAAAAGAGGTGAAGCTGGCCAACGCGCTGACCTTCATGGCCGCGGACCGCGAGATCGCCGAAAGCGCCTGGCCGGGCGATGTGATCGGACTGCACAACCACGGCACCATCGCCATCGGCGACACCTTCAGCGCCGGCGAGAAACTCACCTATACCGGCATTCCCAACTTCGCGCCGGAGCTGTTCCGGCGTGCGCGGCTGCGCGATCCGCTCAAGCTCAAGCAATTGCACAAAGGGCTGGCGCAACTGTCCGAGGAAGGCGCCACGCAGTTCTTCCGCCCGCTGCTGTCGAATGATCTGATCCTCGGCGCGGTCGGCGCACTGCAGTTCGAGGTCGTCGCGTATCGCCTCCGGGACGAATACGGCGTGGATGCCGGCTTCGAGGCGGTGGGCGTCGTCACGGCACGCTGGGTACGCTGCAGCGATGCGAAAACACTCGAGGAATTCCGCGAGAAATACGCCATGAACCTGGCCGTGGATGCAGCCGGCGAACTGGTCTATCTGGCCCCCTCGCGCGTGAACTTGCAGCTCGCCCAGGAACGCGCGCCCGGCGTGACGTTCGCGGCCACGCGCGAGCATGCGACTGCGCTGGCGGGCTGA
- the metX gene encoding homoserine O-succinyltransferase MetX has protein sequence MSLLDLQPARHALAQSTTSASAPHDSDLHEGEARLWLRPAHGHEARALRVAWRLHGPAAAPVIAVLGGISADRQVADAAGQPGWWQTQTARDGALDVARWRVLSFDWLDAESLAADAVDSRDQAQALAGVLDALGIARLHALVGASYGAMVGLAFAAQFPARLRRLIAIAGAHRAHPQAAALRAVQRGIVRLALDSGDAARGLALARQLAMIGYRSPRELARRFDAPAVLAAGRVRVAAEDWLEGAGARFVQRFDARRFLALSESIDLHALDPAAVRVPTTLIGFSTDQLVPVADLCALQRGLGAPCELHVLDSDYGHDAFLKETAALGALLRAALVQAAGHA, from the coding sequence ATGAGCCTGCTCGATCTGCAACCCGCCCGGCACGCGCTGGCGCAATCCACGACTTCGGCATCCGCGCCGCACGACAGCGACCTGCATGAAGGCGAAGCGCGGCTGTGGTTGCGGCCCGCGCACGGCCACGAGGCGCGCGCGCTGCGCGTGGCATGGCGCCTGCACGGGCCGGCCGCAGCGCCGGTCATCGCGGTGCTGGGCGGCATCTCGGCGGACCGGCAGGTGGCCGACGCCGCCGGGCAGCCCGGCTGGTGGCAGACGCAGACCGCGCGCGACGGCGCGCTGGATGTCGCGCGCTGGCGCGTGCTCAGTTTCGACTGGCTGGATGCGGAAAGCCTGGCGGCTGACGCCGTCGACAGCCGTGACCAGGCGCAGGCCCTGGCCGGCGTGCTCGATGCGCTGGGCATCGCGCGCCTGCATGCGCTGGTGGGAGCGTCCTACGGCGCGATGGTCGGGCTGGCTTTCGCCGCGCAGTTTCCGGCGCGGCTGCGGCGCTTGATCGCCATCGCCGGTGCGCACCGCGCGCACCCGCAGGCCGCGGCGCTGCGCGCGGTGCAGCGCGGCATCGTGCGCCTCGCGCTGGACAGCGGCGACGCCGCGCGCGGCCTGGCGTTGGCGCGGCAACTGGCGATGATCGGCTACCGCAGCCCGCGTGAACTGGCGCGGCGCTTCGATGCGCCGGCCGTGCTCGCCGCGGGCCGCGTGCGCGTGGCCGCGGAGGACTGGCTGGAAGGTGCCGGCGCGCGTTTCGTGCAGCGCTTCGACGCGCGGCGGTTCCTGGCGTTGTCCGAATCCATCGATCTGCACGCGCTCGATCCTGCCGCGGTGCGCGTGCCGACCACGCTGATCGGCTTCAGCACCGACCAACTGGTGCCGGTGGCCGACTTGTGCGCGCTGCAGCGCGGCCTCGGCGCGCCGTGCGAGCTGCACGTGCTGGACTCCGATTACGGCCACGACGCGTTCCTCAAGGAAACCGCGGCGCTGGGCGCGCTGCTGCGCGCCGCGCTGGTGCAGGCAGCCGGCCATGCGTGA
- a CDS encoding alpha/beta fold hydrolase, producing the protein MDSLNAHAALQTQHFIAPDGLSLAVERCGAADAPVLLFAHGFGQTRQAWRGATRKLAAAGWQCVSFDARGHGDSGRVADGRYHLAQFIEDLRALAAAQPTPPVLIGASMGGLLGIVVAGDAQRPVPFSALALIDITPRWEPTGVARILEFMRAHPQGFADYEAAAQAVAAYLPQRGARKSEARLHALLRRGDDGRLRWHWDPALLDVVEHEGRAQQQALLDATRRIRLPTLLVSGGLSDVVSATTVDEFMQLLPGAVHVNVPGATHMLAGDANDAFVAAIADFVRALPRTPAGVES; encoded by the coding sequence ATGGATTCGCTCAACGCACACGCAGCGCTGCAGACGCAGCACTTCATCGCCCCCGACGGCCTCAGCCTCGCGGTGGAACGCTGCGGCGCGGCGGATGCGCCGGTCCTGCTGTTCGCGCACGGTTTCGGCCAGACCCGGCAGGCGTGGCGCGGCGCGACCCGCAAGCTGGCGGCCGCGGGCTGGCAATGCGTCAGCTTCGACGCGCGCGGCCACGGCGACAGCGGGCGCGTGGCCGATGGCCGCTACCACCTCGCGCAGTTCATCGAGGATTTGCGCGCGCTGGCAGCCGCGCAGCCGACGCCACCGGTGCTGATCGGCGCATCGATGGGCGGTCTGCTGGGCATTGTGGTGGCCGGTGATGCGCAGCGTCCGGTGCCGTTCTCGGCGCTGGCACTCATCGACATCACCCCGCGCTGGGAACCGACCGGCGTGGCGCGCATCCTCGAATTCATGCGCGCGCATCCGCAGGGTTTTGCCGATTACGAGGCCGCCGCGCAGGCGGTCGCCGCCTATCTGCCGCAGCGCGGCGCGCGCAAAAGCGAGGCGCGCCTGCATGCCTTGTTGCGCCGTGGCGACGATGGCCGCCTGCGCTGGCACTGGGATCCGGCGCTGCTGGACGTGGTCGAGCACGAGGGCCGCGCGCAACAGCAGGCGCTGCTGGATGCCACGCGCCGCATCCGCCTGCCGACGCTGCTGGTCTCCGGCGGCTTGAGCGATGTCGTCTCGGCGACTACCGTGGACGAGTTCATGCAGCTCCTGCCCGGCGCTGTTCACGTGAACGTGCCGGGTGCCACGCACATGCTGGCGGGCGACGCCAATGATGCCTTCGTCGCCGCCATCGCCGATTTCGTGCGCGCGTTGCCGCGCACACCTGCCGGGGTAGAGTCATGA
- a CDS encoding acyl-CoA dehydrogenase, whose product MTIVLIVLALLALSLLLAFLRGSAWLWSVSSIVLAAVMGLIEGSAREALIAAIVLAVLSLPFAIVPLRRVLFSRSLLKAFAHALPRLSETERTALDAGSVGFEAELFSGKPDWHKLLAEPKPVLSAAEQAFMDGPVEQLCAMLDDWHITHELADLPPEVWAFLKREKFFGMIIPRRYGGLEFSALAHSAVLQKVSSICPTASSTIAVPNSLGPAELLLHYGSEQQKDYYLPRLADGREVPCFALTGPYAGSDATSIPDYGIVCRGLWKGEEVPGVRLTFDKRYITLAPVATIIGLAFRLYDPEHLIGDSEDRGITLALIPRETPGLDIGRRHMPLNIPFQNGPVRGKDVFVPLTQLIGGPDMAGHGWRMLVENLSVGRAISLPSNAAGFARLAVAASGAYARLRKQFGLSIARFEGVEEALARIGGMSYLVTALSRSTAAAVDRGEKPAVTSAIAKYHATEIGREVVRDAMDVHGGKGIILGPGNYLGRNWQGAPISITVEGANIMTRSLMIFGQGAIRCHPWVLKEMAAVAEPDRRKALRDFDAALFGHVGFGLSNAVRSFVLAMSLGRLSNAPGDAHIQRYYRKLNRYSAALALCADVAMGTLGGRLKFKEKLSARLGDVLSYLYIGSALLKRYEDNGRPEAERPLLAFAFHESIWRLQNALDGVIRNFPIRPVAWLLRVLVFPLGRREVPPSDRLGRRVAAAITAPGAARAMMLEWCYLTPSANHPVGRLHALLADVVAAEPVERKLQKALKAGLVKAHEYAAQVDAAVRAGAITASEGALLKHVREAGAEFINVDDFDPADLRAGAAARATPASADATRVA is encoded by the coding sequence ATGACCATCGTGTTGATCGTGCTGGCGCTGTTGGCGCTGTCGTTGCTGCTGGCGTTCCTGCGCGGCAGCGCCTGGTTGTGGTCGGTGTCGAGCATCGTGCTGGCGGCGGTCATGGGCTTGATCGAGGGCAGTGCGCGCGAGGCGCTCATCGCCGCCATCGTGCTGGCCGTGCTGAGCTTGCCGTTCGCCATCGTGCCGCTGCGCCGCGTGCTGTTCAGCCGATCCTTGCTGAAAGCCTTCGCGCATGCGCTGCCGCGTCTGTCGGAGACCGAGCGCACCGCGCTGGATGCCGGCAGCGTGGGCTTCGAGGCCGAGCTGTTCTCGGGCAAGCCCGACTGGCACAAGCTGCTGGCCGAGCCCAAGCCGGTGCTCAGCGCCGCGGAACAGGCCTTCATGGACGGCCCGGTGGAGCAGTTGTGCGCGATGCTCGACGATTGGCACATCACCCACGAGCTGGCCGATCTGCCGCCCGAGGTGTGGGCGTTCCTCAAGCGCGAAAAATTCTTCGGCATGATCATCCCCAGGCGCTACGGCGGCCTGGAGTTCTCGGCGCTGGCGCATTCGGCGGTGCTGCAGAAGGTCTCCAGCATCTGCCCCACGGCCTCATCGACCATCGCCGTGCCCAACTCGCTGGGCCCGGCCGAGCTGTTGCTGCACTACGGCAGCGAGCAGCAGAAGGACTATTACCTGCCGCGCCTCGCCGATGGCCGCGAGGTGCCGTGCTTCGCGCTCACCGGGCCGTATGCGGGCTCGGATGCCACGTCGATTCCTGACTACGGCATCGTCTGCAGGGGCTTGTGGAAGGGCGAGGAAGTGCCCGGCGTGCGGCTCACCTTCGACAAGCGCTACATCACCCTGGCACCAGTCGCCACGATCATCGGCCTGGCGTTTCGCCTGTATGACCCCGAACACCTGATCGGCGACAGCGAGGATCGCGGCATCACCCTCGCGCTGATCCCGCGCGAGACGCCGGGGCTGGATATCGGGCGCCGGCACATGCCGTTGAACATCCCGTTCCAGAACGGCCCGGTGCGCGGCAAGGACGTGTTCGTACCGCTGACGCAACTGATCGGCGGGCCGGATATGGCCGGCCACGGCTGGCGCATGCTGGTCGAGAACCTGTCGGTCGGGCGCGCGATTTCGCTGCCATCCAATGCCGCCGGTTTCGCGCGCCTGGCGGTCGCCGCTAGCGGCGCCTACGCGCGCCTGCGCAAGCAGTTCGGGCTGTCCATCGCGCGTTTCGAGGGTGTCGAGGAAGCGCTGGCGCGCATCGGCGGCATGAGCTATCTGGTCACCGCGCTGTCGCGTTCCACCGCGGCGGCGGTCGATCGTGGCGAGAAGCCGGCGGTCACCTCGGCCATCGCCAAGTACCACGCCACCGAGATCGGCCGCGAGGTGGTGCGCGACGCCATGGATGTGCACGGCGGCAAGGGCATCATCCTCGGCCCGGGCAATTATCTGGGGCGCAACTGGCAGGGCGCGCCGATCAGCATCACCGTCGAGGGCGCCAACATCATGACGCGCTCGCTGATGATCTTCGGCCAAGGGGCCATTCGCTGCCATCCCTGGGTGCTCAAGGAAATGGCCGCCGTGGCCGAGCCCGACCGGCGCAAGGCGCTGCGCGATTTCGACGCGGCGCTGTTCGGCCACGTCGGCTTCGGCCTGTCCAACGCGGTGCGCAGTTTCGTTCTGGCGATGAGTCTGGGGCGGCTCAGCAATGCGCCGGGTGACGCGCACATCCAGCGCTATTACCGCAAGCTCAACCGCTACTCGGCCGCGCTGGCGCTGTGCGCGGACGTGGCCATGGGCACGCTGGGCGGGCGCCTGAAATTCAAGGAGAAACTCTCCGCGCGCCTCGGCGATGTGCTCAGTTATCTGTACATCGGCAGCGCCCTGCTCAAGCGCTACGAGGACAACGGTCGCCCCGAGGCCGAGCGTCCGCTGCTGGCATTCGCGTTCCACGAAAGCATCTGGCGCCTGCAGAACGCGCTGGACGGCGTGATCCGCAACTTCCCCATCCGCCCGGTGGCGTGGCTGCTGCGTGTGCTGGTGTTTCCGCTGGGCCGGCGCGAGGTGCCGCCGTCCGACCGGCTGGGGCGGCGCGTGGCCGCCGCCATCACCGCGCCCGGCGCGGCGCGCGCGATGATGCTGGAGTGGTGTTATCTCACGCCGAGCGCCAACCACCCGGTCGGGCGCCTGCATGCGCTGCTGGCGGACGTGGTCGCCGCCGAGCCGGTCGAACGCAAGCTGCAAAAGGCGCTGAAGGCCGGCCTGGTCAAGGCGCACGAGTACGCCGCGCAGGTGGACGCGGCGGTGCGCGCCGGTGCCATCACGGCCAGCGAAGGCGCCCTGCTCAAGCACGTGCGCGAGGCCGGCGCCGAATTCATCAACGTCGATGACTTCGATCCGGCCGATTTGCGCGCGGGCGCTGCTGCACGCGCCACGCCTGCCAGCGCGGACGCGACGCGCGTGGCCTGA
- a CDS encoding O-succinylhomoserine sulfhydrylase, which produces MAAGRAGVFVPGSELNATGLHMGSDFPQDFDTLAVRAGQVRGSEGEHAEAIYATSSFAYGSAAEAAARFSGATPGNVYSRFTNPTVRTFQDRLAALEGGAACVATASGMAAILATCMGLLQQGDHVVCSRSVFGSTINLFERYLKRFGVQVDFVAQTELSAWSAAIRPNTRLLFAETPSNPLLELVDIAALAELAHAHGALLAIDNCLCTPALQRPLALGADLVIHSATKYLDGQGRCLGGAVVGDAERVGKDIFGFLRSAGPSMSPFNAWVFLKGLETLRLRMRAHCENAQRLALWLQGQAQVERVYYPGLATHLQHALAQRQQEGFGGIVAFEVRGGQQAAWRVVDATRMISITGNLGDSKSTITHPATTTHGRMSTAQRAEAGISDGLLRVSVGLESVTDIIDDLARGLG; this is translated from the coding sequence ATGGCCGCAGGCCGTGCCGGCGTGTTCGTGCCGGGATCCGAACTCAACGCGACGGGGTTGCACATGGGCAGTGATTTTCCGCAGGATTTCGACACGCTCGCGGTGCGCGCCGGACAGGTGCGCGGCAGCGAGGGCGAGCACGCCGAGGCGATCTATGCGACCTCCAGCTTCGCCTACGGCAGCGCGGCCGAGGCCGCGGCACGGTTTTCCGGCGCCACGCCGGGCAACGTCTATTCGCGTTTCACCAATCCCACCGTGCGCACGTTCCAGGATCGCCTGGCCGCGCTGGAAGGCGGCGCGGCCTGCGTGGCCACCGCGTCCGGCATGGCCGCCATCCTGGCCACCTGCATGGGTCTGCTGCAGCAGGGCGACCACGTGGTGTGCTCGCGCAGCGTGTTCGGCTCGACGATCAATCTGTTCGAGCGTTACCTCAAGCGCTTCGGCGTGCAGGTGGATTTCGTCGCGCAGACCGAGCTGTCGGCCTGGTCCGCCGCGATCCGTCCGAACACGCGGCTGCTGTTCGCGGAAACGCCCTCGAATCCCCTGCTCGAGCTGGTCGATATCGCCGCGCTGGCCGAGCTGGCGCATGCGCACGGCGCGTTGCTGGCGATCGACAATTGCCTGTGCACGCCGGCGCTGCAGCGACCGCTGGCGCTGGGCGCCGATCTGGTGATCCATTCCGCCACCAAGTACCTCGATGGCCAGGGCCGCTGCCTCGGCGGAGCCGTGGTCGGCGATGCCGAGCGCGTGGGCAAGGACATCTTCGGATTCCTGCGCAGCGCCGGGCCCAGCATGAGTCCGTTCAATGCCTGGGTATTTCTCAAGGGCCTGGAAACGCTGCGTCTGCGCATGCGCGCACACTGCGAGAATGCGCAGCGCCTGGCGCTCTGGCTGCAGGGGCAAGCGCAGGTCGAACGGGTGTATTACCCAGGACTCGCCACGCACCTACAGCACGCGCTGGCGCAGCGGCAACAGGAAGGTTTTGGCGGCATCGTGGCGTTCGAGGTGCGCGGCGGTCAGCAGGCCGCGTGGCGCGTGGTGGATGCCACGCGCATGATCTCGATCACCGGCAATCTCGGCGACAGCAAGAGCACGATCACGCACCCGGCGACGACCACGCACGGCCGCATGAGCACCGCGCAGCGCGCCGAGGCTGGCATCAGCGACGGCCTGCTGCGCGTCTCGGTAGGCCTGGAATCCGTCACCGACATCATCGACGACCTCGCGCGCGGCCTCGGCTGA